In the Quercus lobata isolate SW786 chromosome 5, ValleyOak3.0 Primary Assembly, whole genome shotgun sequence genome, one interval contains:
- the LOC115988633 gene encoding pentatricopeptide repeat-containing protein At1g80880, mitochondrial, giving the protein MLRMLWDRVFIYIVQGSNFQSKKRDFCKSVMANLILPFLARRLQRTPAHLLLLSHIIPSLSSSPSPSSKLPFHFLFHALHQTSLIPTLQTHHFSTFQPFSAHNLDDPFDFNHPRFRTYDPHDRFLLRFLELLREFPHYPSEAEAMTSLDDSGIEVNSEMIYSAVWELREEWRLALLAFRWSEKWGCADEKSSNLMIWVLGNHRKFNTAWCLIRDMHQSKVDTRRAMLIMIDRYASANDPCKAIGTFHIMEKFRLSPDQQAFHTVLNALCKYGNVEEAEEFMFVNKKLFPLETEGFNIILNGWCNISLDIFEAKRVWREMSKCCITPDATSYTNMISCFAKVGNLFDSLRLYEEMKKRSWVPGLKVYNSLIYVLTCQNCLEQALKILAKMKGSGLQPDSATYNSMIHPLCEAKMFEEARNILTVMMEENLGPTMETYHSFLEGAGFEGTLEILNQMRKAGLGPTGDSFLIILSRFFKLGQPENALKIWVEMKQYEVEPSHTHQSVLVQGLATCGWLTKAREFYADMRSKGFAEDPKLKKLLKEPARDSMHKGKRRVQQLNREGWVNHGKGSRVRWKIHRNKSRRKKKEIKKSNLEL; this is encoded by the exons ATGCTAAGGATGTTGTGGGATCgagtgtttatatatatagtacagGGTTCAAATTTTCAGTCCAAAAAACGAGATTTCTGCAAATCTGTAATGGCAAATCTTATTCTTCCCTTCCTTGCGAGGAGACTGCAACGAACACCTGCGCATCTCCTCCTACTCTCCCACATTATTCCTTCACTCTCTTCCTCACCTTCTCCTTCTTCAAAACTCCCATTCCATTTTCTCTTTCACGCATTACATCAAACAAGTCTCATACCCACTCTTCAGACCCACCATTTCTCAACCTTCCAACCCTTCTCAGCTCATAACCTCGACGACCCATTTGACTTCAACCACCCCAGATTCCGAACCTATGATCCTCACGACCGGTTTCTTCTTCGATTCCTCGAATTGCTCAGAGAATTCCCCCACTATCCCTCAGAAGCAGAGGCCATGACCTCTCTTGACGACTCGGGCATTGAGGTGAATTCAGAAATGATCTATTCGGCAGTTTGGGAACTGAGGGAAGAGTGGAGGCTGGCACTTTTGGCTTTCAGATGGAGTGAGAAATGGGGCTGCGCTGATGAAAAATCTAGTAATCTgatgatttgggttttggggaatCATAGAAAGTTTAATACGGCTTGGTGTTTGATTCGGGACATGCACCAATCCAAAGTGGATACTCGAAGGGCAATGCTTATTATGATTGATAG ATATGCATCTGCAAATGATCCATGCAAGGCTATTGGGACATTCCACATAATGGAGAAGTTCAGATTGAGCCCTGATCAGCAAGCATTCCACACCGTCCTTAATGCTCTCTGTAAATATGGAAACGTTGAAGAGGCTGAAGAATTTATGTTTGTAAATAAGAAGTTATTTCCCCTGGAGACTGAGGGCTTTAACATAATTCTTAATGGATGGTGTAATATATCTCTAGATATATTTGAAGCAAAGAGAGTTTGGAGAGAAATGTCGAAATGCTGTATTACACCAGATGCAACTTCATATACCAACATGATTTCATGCTTTGCAAAGGTTGGGAATCTCTTTGACTCTCTTAGACTTTATGAGGAAATGAAGAAACGGAGTTGGGTTCCAGGCCTTAAAGTGTACAATTCTTTAATATATGTACTAACTTGTCAGAATTGCTTGGAACAAGCTCTAAAAATCCTGGCCAAAATGAAAGGATCAGGTTTGCAACCAGATTCTGCCACTTACAACTCAATGATACATCCCTTGTGTGAAGCGAAAATGTTTGAGGAGGCAAGAAATATATTGACTGTTATGATGGAGGAGAATCTTGGCCCAACCATGGAGACCTACCATTCATTTCTTGAGGGTGCAGGCTTTGAGGGAACTTTGGAAATCCTTAACCAAATGAGGAAAGCTGGTTTAGGTCCTACTGGGGACTCCTTTCTTATAATTCTAAGTAGGTTCTTCAAATTAGGGCAACCTGAGAATGCATTGAAGATTTGGGTGGAAATGAAGCAGTACGAAGTAGAGCCCAGTCACACACATCAATCAGTTTTGGTACAAGGGCTAGCAACATGTGGGTGGTTGACCAAGGCCAGGGAATTCTATGCTGATATGAGATCAAAAGGATTTGCAGAAGATCCAAAGCTTAAGAAGCTCTTGAAGGAACCGGCACGAGACAGTATGCATAAAGGCAAACGGCGGGTCCAACAGCTTAATAGAGAGGGGTGGGTGAATCATGGAAAAGGTAGTAGAGTGAGATGGAAAATTCATCGAAACAAAtcaagaaggaagaagaaagaaattaaaaaatctaactTGGAACTTTGA
- the LOC115991901 gene encoding mavicyanin-like, whose translation MTMSSSAHLFIFFIFLISTASTILATDHIVGANRGWNPGINYTLWANNHTFYVGDLISFRYQKNQYNVFEVNQSGYDNCTTEGAFGNWSSGKDFVPLNDAKRYYFICGNGQCYSGMKVSVVVHPLPTAPTPHISLPLSSHSAAPMPVVLHRGWGFRLLPLLLFFCFDLVWI comes from the exons ATGACCATGTCCAGTTCAGCCCACctgttcatcttcttcatcttcctcatctCCACCGCTTCAACAATCCTTGCTACCGACCACATTGTTGGTGCCAACCGCGGCTGGAACCCCGGCATCAACTACACCCTTTGGGCCAACAACCACACCTTCTATGTTGGAGACCTTATCT CATTTAGGTACCAAAAGAATCAGTACAATGTGTTTGAAGTAAACCAAAGTGGGTATGACAACTGCACCACCGAAGGGGCGTTTGGGAACTGGAGCAGTGGCAAAGATTTCGTACCCCTGAATGATGCCAAGAGATATTACTTCATTTGTGGCAATGGTCAATGCTATAGCGGAATGAAGGTCTCTGTTGTTGTCCATCCTCTGCCCACTGCGCCCACTCCTCATATCTCACTGCCACTGAGCTCTCACTCTGCTGCCCCAATGCCAGTGGTTTTGCACAGGGGTTGGGGTTTCCGCCTTCTGCCTCTGCTGCtgtttttttgctttgatttggttTGGATCTGA